TTCTCTTATgtgtaaatcaaatatttaattatatttttttttctaattacagGCGCCTTTTTATTACTCGCCCTCGGCGTGTTGGCCATCACAACAGCTGTGCTGGTGAAAATCTTTCAGCCATACGACTTGATCTTCAAATGGGTgagtttaatttgaattattttatacgatttaattaataaaattttttaattcaattattagttatatttttaatttattttctaattattatttattttttatttatttatcaattatatttaaattttttttttaattgtttataatattttaaatattttttaattatttattatatttttaatttttttttaattatttactatatttttaatattttttaattatttattatatttttaattttatttttaatattttattatatttttaattacatttttaattactaattatattttaaaatttttctaaatatttcaatcatttttttttgtagaaactcACCATGGCTGACGATggcgaaatttttaatttgtgggCTAAACCACCGGTAGATCTTTACATAAAGATTTATCTTTTTAATATAACGAACGCAGAGGCTTTTCTGGCGGGACGCGAAAAAATGAATGTGGAACAAGTTGGCCCATATGTTTACAAGTAAGTTGATTGTTGAAGCGAAAGGtgaattgtgattacaaaaattgtataatttacctTTGAAATATATGAATCtctgcatttttaaataaagtgaaattttggaattataaaataaaaaaagtgaaattttcttaaaataaaaataataaaattttacattatttttagttttacagtgcttaaaaattttgtgaatttgaattgaatttgtgctgaattttttattaaaaaaaaaattaagttgaaattaaaatgaaactaaaaattttgattttctttaatagaaattaatttttataatttatttcagatatatttttgataaagtgatttttcaaaatttacaaaaaaaaaaagattttcttaaaatttaaataataataatttacattatgtttagttcataaaaattttgagaattttaatttaatttgttctgaattttttataaatataattttcttaaaattaaaaaaacataaaaaaattgattttatgtagcactacttaaaaattttgataatttaaattgttatatatttaaaaagttaaattttagaatttaaaaaacatgaaattggcattttaattaaactaagaAATAgtattcaacaaaatattatacaatttttaaaataaatataaattttttgtatataatgtcATTCtatatttcctttaaaaaatttctttacagAGAAATCATGACACACGAAAATATCACTTTCAATGCCAACAATACAATGTCTACAACACCCAGTCATCCATTGGTGTGGCAAGAACACTTGTCTGAGGGGCGTAAAGAAGATGATCAGGTGGTCATGTTGAATATTGCAATGCTGGTAAGTGCTTATGGACTGaagtttacataaaaaataagttttattataattagctttcttaattaaatgtgctttatacttaatatttaataatatataatttatatttttccatttaatgtaaaataaatatgtatgtaatcatttatttttgtttataacatttataaataactcGCTAAAAACCAAACACTCCGTCTGCTCCGTCTCCGACTGCTTTATAATAAGTTCACTAACAagtattaacaaaatttatgaGTTGAAATTTCAGTCGAGATgctgacaaaatgtaaacaaataacttGTATTGCCTTAAGGGTATTCATTAAATGCAGATTTAGTGTTGCGGAAGTGGCAATTATGAaacatttgtaataaaaatagcaaGTAAATTAACGTATAGGAAAATTTTTGCAAGATAATTGtgcgttaaaaataattaatttaatttattaaattttattttataataataatatttatttttaataattattttttgtttaatacattttattccATCAAAACAAGTCGCAATCTCAGCAAATATTGCCACTCTAAACTCACCTGTATGCGTCATAGTGAATACTGTCATTCCACAAATGTGACCTCAACTTAACGagcgaaaatgtaaacaaacgatTAGATTTACATTGTTATTGTTCGTTACCTTTAAAAGCGAATTTAAgcgtgaaataaaaataaaaaatcacaaaaaagtcTAACTTGGGTCAATAAACGTTGCAAACTTGTATTCGCAATAActgtgaacacacacacacacatgcatgcaatTGCTTATTGCAATTTGTTGTGCgagcaaaaatgtaaacaaacagcaCAAAACTTCCCCGGACGCGAAAATTTTCCTCTACAAATATTGTACCGCTaaagacaaagcaacaaaacaaaaaaatgaaaaatgcaataaattttaaatatgtcttaatgtaaacaaaaaaaaaaacagtagagCTCACACTATGTGTCACTGGCCTAAATGTCAACTAAGCCGGCTGGAATTCAGCGACAATTGAACTTGATGCGGCAGCAAATTGTTactcacatacagacatatgtatatatatggatgCACAGACATACAATTGCTATTTGCTAACGTGATTTAGCAAAAACAGTTGCATGCAAGTTGTCGCAGAGCGAAGAATCAgctaaaataattgtatttatttcaacaCAGACGTGTGTATGATTAATGCCTTCTGTGACAACATTTATATGGGCTGTCATATGTCATTTATCTGGTAGTTGCTACTGTATGTACGTATAGATGATTGTGAATAATACTTCAGCGTAGACAAGACGGAATTGTTTGTGTGCACATTTGACGTCATGGAAAGCGTATTATAGGGAATttcattaattgaaaaataatgaacttaataacacatattaaattatacaataaattgAGGGAGTATATTATGaatttgaaatatagaaaaataattaatataaaattattaaaataaaataaaataaaatgaaataaaataaaataaaataaaataaaataaaataaaataaaataaaataaaataaaataaaataaaataaaataaaataaaataaaataaaataaaataaaatggaataaaataaaaataaaaaaataaaataaaataaagaaaataaaataaaataaaaaaaataaaataaaataaaataaaatgaaatgaaatgaaatgaaaaatgaaataaaataaaataaaaattaaattaaataaaataaagtaaaataaaaaaaaataaaataaaataaaatgaaataaaataaaataaaataaaataaaataaaataaaatggaataaaataaaaataaaaaataattaaaataaagaaaataaaataaaaaaataaaataaaataaaattaaatgaaatgaaatgaaaaatgaaataaaataaaataaaaaattaaattaaataaaataaagtaaattaaaataacttaaaataaaataaagtaaaataaaataaaataaaaataaaaaataaaataaaataaaaataaaaataaaaataaacataaaataaaaataaaaataaaataaaataaaatagaagaaaaaaaataaaataaaataaaagaaaaaaaaaagaaaataaaatgaaaaaaaaatgaaatgaaattaaattaaattaaataaaaataataataaaataaaataaaaataaaataagataaaataaaataaaaaaataatataaaataaaataaaataaaataaaaagaataaaaaatgaaataaaataaaataaaatgaaatgaaaaaaaaataaaataaaagaaaataaaataaaataaaataaaataaattaaattaaattgaattaattcttttaaataaaataaaataaaataaattaaaataaaataaaaaatgaaatgaaattacataaaataaaaaataaaaaataataatagttcagctttttattaattcacattttattatttataaaaaaataaattttaataaaatttgtaagttTAAGTattaattcacattttattaattataaaaaattaaaaataaaatctaaatataattttgataaagaataataaataaattgtttgctaAAGTCATATCAATCAATGAAAGACCTTTTTGAACGccattaattgtttattttctaattatgtTTGATTAAAAACTGCCAACTCATGAACATAGTTGGGAttaatacaaatgtaaatattatttttaataattaactacattgtatacaaatattagGCAATTTCCtgcaaatttttcataaacacgataacaacaacattttttttttggcaaaatacGCATAACAACTTACatacaggcatacatacatacatacatacatattaacttatacatacatagccATTCAATTAATCAACAtaaataaacaagcaaaattcaaGTGCTGTTAGAACAACGACTTGCATACAAGTTCTACAACTCGCCAAGGGGTGTGTTGGCTCGCtccaaacaaaagacttaagcgaagaactcgtttattttcttttacgcTTTTGGCCAAACAAGTGCGCGCATTTTTTTGCATGCgccataaattaatattttgtagaaTAGATTTTTGAGTAATTTATGCGACGAGTTTAagaattaatttactttaattttttttaaatatttttttgtttatttttataatttttatatattttttttaatttttttataaatattttattttgatttttttattttcttaatttttttttttattttttcatataaaataatgacaaatatCAAATGCAAATCTGATGCCAAAGTCTAGCTAAACTAGAAGAGTACAAAAGAACAAATAACTGTACATAAATGGCTGACGCATTTGTCAAAGCGGTTTTAATGCTTTAAtcaactatttgttgttgttgcagtagcgtgtatttattttgtgcatATGCAAATGCAGTTGCtgccataaatatatgaaagcagttaaatatttaaagcgtgatttaaaataaattattcataaatttatattaaatacaagtatttaaaaaataaaaacatataacaactttgtttacattaaaaaatggaaagttACCATTATTAAGGAATCTTTTCGTCGCAGTCCagttattttgttttgattgttgtttttgtatgtattttttgttttggtattaCTTTACCTttgttacatttgttgttgcttccgtTATATTGTTTTCTCGTCTCATCAGTTAATCACAACAGTAAATTTGACAAATCAAAACAAGTTCATAAAATTTCAGACAGCATGCCGggaatttgatgaaaaattaaaaaaagttgtttttgaaagcaaaaaataaatttaattatttaagattttgttGCAGTAAAACACCAAGTTGTTTGCTAACAGTAGTTATAGTGATGTGATGACTTAACAAATTACAGCAATCAAGCTAATTAGTAGTTAATATAAAATAGGTACATGCTGTCTGTGCAATTTGTGCAATTTTAATTCTTAACTTTAACACAACTAGTATGCTAATGATGAGCGTTTTGACACTTACATGAGTAGAAAGAAAAcaatattgcaaaataaaaaaaaaaataaataaaaaaatatgaattttaaaattacaaatgcaCAACTGTAGTGAAGCGCGCTAGCACCGTAAGCggtcttattaaattaataaaaaataattgcactTACGTAACAGTTAATAATACTAATTCACTAATAGTTAATAACTCAGAattcttgtatttttatgacAAGTGAAAATCAGCTTACTTATAACAAGCTGACAGCAACAAAAGTGCTAATTTATGCGCATATGGTAAGCGTAACTTATAtcgattaattgaaaaatcgataacaattacattttaattgtgTGATTGTTCTCGTAACGATTTTTTCGTCATTAAAGCCGCCCCAAATGCCCAACTATTAATGTTTACTAATTGTTTGCcataatttttgcataattaCCGTTAGTgtggcaatttgtttttgtagaaaattacaAGCTATGAATTATGGTTGTAAAGCGAATACAATTAATGAGagttcaattaattattattatatatgtttagagatttaaaaaaaaaattacaaattgtatatatgtatgaatgcataattattgttttcatttaactttGACTAATCGAGGATCGTGCAGTAAATAATTGAGGTAACCGTTGCATTGAAATAATTTGGAAGatgaatatcaaaataatatagCGTTATTTCTGGTAATTAATAGATTTTAATTCCAATTGATAACAAGCgaatattataataaacaatatttttttttaataaaaacaattaaaaaaataaataaataatatttcaaaaattaaaaaaaaattaaaaataatttaaaaaaaatttcaaaatttagaaaaaaaatttcaacaaaattataattttgtttttttaaaatacctaaaaacaatatgaaaaatgtttaattttaatagaaaaaaatatatttttttaatggaaaaaaattaaaaaaatacaaatgttcaacaaaaaatttttttttgtcaaatatacataaaaaaattaagaaaaaaaaatttaaattattttttttactcaaaagtGCATTTTTatgagatatattttttttaataactaagttttttaactttttatttaatataatatttattctttttatcTAATATAGTGAatacaattttctaaaataataatacataaataacatttagtaTTACGTAAAAGtagtaaaacatataaatttccaaaaattataaaattctctaaaatagaattatttccatttatttcttTCAGGCAATTTCCCATTTAACCGCTGACAAGCCACTATTCCTACGCATGGGCTTACGCACACTGTTTGCAACATCGAAATCACTGCCAATTGTACGTATGACAGCTAAGGAATTTATGTTTGGTTATCAGTCATCGTTGACTACATTGGGCAACACATTCTTCTCGAATTGGATATCTTTCGAAAAAGTGGGACTTATTGATCGGGTGagtggcaaaaaaatatttaaaaacaatactcGAATAAAAATAGACTTTTGAAATTAAGAAAACTAGTAAGCTAGtagataataaaattaaataaataaaaagaaaataaaaatttaaaattaaaaaaaaaataataataatataaaaaaattatataaaaggaataaaatataaaaaatatttattaaaaaatataaaaaaaataaaaaaaattaaattatttttttttttaaatatgtacatttttataatgataaaaataaagtatgaaattaattaaataatttagtaaaataaaataaaaaatataataattaaaaaaattaaacaatattaatttaaaaaaataaaaaatatataaaaattaaattaaaaaaaattaaatgaaatatataagctagaacataaattaaattatataatttttatattatatttttgtatatacatatatgcaataaaCGATAAAAATAGAGTATGAAATtaacgaaataaataattagtaaaaaagtaaaattaaattattgaaagaaGTTTTTAGCACAATAaactaatttcaaaaatattaaactgattataattaaaaaaaaattaaatataaataaatttaaaaaaatattaattaaagaatataagctagaaaataaaataaattatattattttttatgattataaaataaaaacgcaaCATaaccaacaaaattaaaataaaattaattaaaaacaatatttgttgagaaaatataaaaaacaacacttgagCAGGCATTGTTTTAATTAAGATTCACGTATTTTCACATTCCTTCATCACAAATCTATTAATAACAAATGTTgccacattttatataaaacaaataattgtcataacatttaaatttactaaACTCGAACTATAAAATACGATTTGCATgacataaaaatcaaataaaattgatacAATAACCCTTTATCGCAAATAAAAAACAgcacaattaaattttacataacaattaaattaatttttatattgcaaATTAATAGAGCTCATAAAAAATGTACTTAACTAATTGGCTTACACAACTCACAACAACTCTCTATCTCTTTCACACGCCACAGATGTATGACTTTAGCACCGACTATGAAACTTTCTACACTGGCGCAACAAATCCTGCCATATCTGGCCTCTATGCCACTTATCGTGGCAAAACCAACTTGCCACAATGGGATGGTGAACACTGCAGCAATATTGAACTCGCTTCGGATGGCACCAAATTCAGGAGTTTCATACAACCCAATGATAGTATTAAATTCTTCAGGAAAAGCATGTGCAGGCCCATCAATTTGGTAAGTTATCTTACTATAatgtaaagtaaaatttatttttggaaaaaaatttaaatttttttatattttttttagtatcgCAGTGGTGAACCACAAACGTATGGTAGTCTTACCGGTTACAAATACGTTTTTGAGGAGAATGCATTCGATAATGGTGTCAACAATGAGGCGAACAAGTGTTTCTGCAGAAAGAGTAAGTTTCACAAGCTTTTATAcctacgatatacatatttatgctacTTGCGTGTGCGTCACGTGCGCCAACACGTGTACGCATGCGTTGGCTATTAAGCGTTTATATGTTTTAGATAAGATTAATATGGCATTAGTGTCATCAATCAATCATACATACTAAGTACATAttagtaattatatatgtaagatacaaaagacttaagcggcGAACTCGTTTGTGCGCAGTTCCATTATAACTGTGCATGTAAGACGACATGTGCTCAACTAGTGTGAGattgataattaaaaatagtttattgaCGCTTTTAACGCATACACAAGCGAGTTCATTGCTTACGCTAATGAAAATAGGAActtgaattgaatttgaattctaACTGCtgtctatatgtatgcatatccgTGTGCCTCTGTAGTCTAGGTCCATCATCAGCGAAACTGTTGTTAATTTAATGTGCGAATGATGCTAAATTCTACGTAGAAACAAGAAAGTTCAATAGTTAGCTAGTAATCACCGGTATATTTAATTGTGGTAATTAATTGTTGAGTGCATTCCGCGTGCAATAAACACCACATTGTCAATTTGATATGCCCAGGCaataatataaagtaatttagTTAATATTGCGATTTGtactttttgtaatatttgttgttgttgttgttttttattattcctACTTGCTTTAATTGCGTTTGATATGACATGGTAGTTATTAGAATTCTAAGaaacaattgcaattgcatGGTGGCAATCATATATCAATTGAAATGAGTCAGCACTACAACTGGGGAATGTACGCTACAGTCCATATCATTATGGTGATAATAGCTAATTGCATGCGGAAAAGTAGTTGGAAAATCAGTAATGTGTTGGCCATAAAGAGGTGTATGCACTTGGAAATATTACTGGCACCATCACGtgcaatataaaaatacatgtgtatgtacgtaTTAGTACACAGTGCATTCCagagattttgaaaattttgaaataaaccttctataagaatatttttttacaatttcaaattacaatttataataaaaatcatgttaaactaaataaatttgttcaattatttctttttatttattttaaatattttttatttttttttttattagtaatatgttttatttaattttttaaagatcaCTATTCaatgtattttattgaaataatttttttcaataatttttttttgtcaaatttaatttatattaataaatatgtttaactaaataaatttgtttaattatttctttttatttattttcaatattttttatttgttttaataaattttttaaagaccattatttaatgtattttattgaaataattttttttttcaataaattttatttttatttaatttttatttacaaatatgtttaactaaataaatttgtttaattattcacatttcgattttttaatattttttttttatttttatttattacaaataaatcaatgtattttaattcttatttaaattCCATAAAATTGCATGCTGATAGTTCATGATGATTTTCTAaatccaaatttattttatttgtattaagaaacattaaaaaaatgtaattaattaatttttcaatatttcgttaatttagttattttttttttaattttatcaactttaatttaaattgtttgaaattttgagcTGTTTTGTGtaatgaaattttacaaatttttaattatttttatttaaacacaattttcaaatttaataactcGAAATacgataactttttttttttatttaattgttatcACTGATGATCATAAATATAGGTTATTATTTGCCATGCAACAGCTAATAGTGCTAAAAATCGTGATTGATGAGTGATTGAAAtctttctttaatatttattcacttgcACAtgcataattatataatatattacactaaaaattccattttttaataatagtatacatacaatataaaaaaataaaatttaatttgtgcttgaattatttttaattgttaatatttagtatatagtTAACtcgtaaattaataattttagattactattttcgaattaaaaaaaaagttattaaagttataaaaatcatTCCTTTATTAATAAAGACTTTAATAATTCTTTTTAGACTCTTCCTATGTTTTCTACTTCAATATgctcttttttataaaaaaaaaaatatttcttataatttttataaattataccaTACATGTCACACACGTGCTGATTGATGCATTTCAAGGTATTCACTTGATTTTTACACTTTAATTAATAAGAAAACGTATTCACAACCACAATTGCagcttaataaataattacctAAAGAAATTCTAAGGAAAAAACTGCAATCAAAACGCAAATTCgcatttaaatagttattaactaaataaaaaacattaaataaaagcaCTATTACTTGCTCAATAAACCTTAGGTGCAAGTGTCCTACGTCATATGAAATTGTAATTGGAAAAATACCGTTGGAAAAAATTCACGCGGAAAGCAAACGAAATTACAGATATGGACACTATGACGTGGCACGCAATTACAAaccatatttacacacatttgttTTTATGTACACCATAAagcagtaaaaatataaaaaaaataataataataacacttaACTGtcttacatataaatttatacaatgTGACAGGCGTGCTGGTAGCATGTTTAACGCGTTCAGTTATACACCGTGTCAGGTGTGCGCCGGTGACACTAAAGTCGTGACTATAAAAGTCAGCACGTGAAATTTTCCGTTTGTATTTTGAAGTGCGCTGAATATGACGcgcttttgttttgattttgtttttgctttttgttgtttatgtgcaattttgtttttttattttttgttgatatttttactaCGCGCACACAGAAGCTAAGCATAAAGCATGAGCTTTTTGAATTTACCACACGCGATGGGCGTGCTAATAACGGTTTTTACTGGCAGCTTGTTTAAATAGCGTATAAAGAGCGTTAATAATGCAATATAATCAAGCAATTAGCCATGACAACTGATGGTGTTGagatttgctattgttgttttagcATTGGTGCAAGGTCATTTCAAGTGGTTATGCTCTTATATGGtggtaaaatttattacaaatttcaaataatttatttaattaattagtaaCAGTTAATCGTGCATTATATGCATTGTGCAGTTGGGCGTTGCCGGCTGCAGGCATATAATCTTAGTCTAAACCtctattattttatgttatatatttacattgtaatttaattaatttatttatgtcttaacATTTGCATTTTATACGCATTGTTGTAACGTTCACGTTTTACATTTCATTTGCAACAGGTAAATGTCAACCACAAGGTCTAATCGACGTGACCGATTGCTATTACGGCTTCCCCATCTCTCTAAGTTATCCACATTTTATGCATGGTGACGCTGGTCTACTTGACAACATTACCGGCGTGCAACCAGATGAACAGAAATACTCCTCCGCATTTGTTGTACAACCGGTAAGTAGCTAATGGTTGAATTTAGCAATGAGTTTGTGGCAATttaaaaacagttattttttattatattttttgaatttaaaatttaaattatattaatttaatagttaataatttcaaaattttccattttacaCACACAagtgaattataaaattatatattctcacaTATTTTTCATCACAGCCCTAGCGTCACTTTTTCATAAACAATAGCAGCAGCAAGAGCATTCTAGAAATGTCAATTAAGCAGTTTATTACacttaaaaatggaaaaattcaattattctgcattataaattaaaattactaatattgaaaaaaacaacaacacattcaaTTGTTTCTAATTTCTTACTCGTTATTACATCTACGTTCTGAATTATATAATATCCAACAATGCACGACGTCATACACAAAATAATTGCACTCATTTATGcagcaattaattaaataatattatcgattgcattaaataaatgaattgttaAAAGGGTTTTTTACACTATCCCATATGTATAAAAGCGTTCAATAAATCTAAAGTAAACACATAAATCAAAGTGTGGTTTAGTTAGCTGTCACACTGCCAATTAAATTGAtgca
This portion of the Zeugodacus cucurbitae isolate PBARC_wt_2022May chromosome 3, idZeuCucr1.2, whole genome shotgun sequence genome encodes:
- the LOC105212447 gene encoding scavenger receptor class B member 1 isoform X2; its protein translation is MFITLSRAFLLLALGVLAITTAVLVKIFQPYDLIFKWKLTMADDGEIFNLWAKPPVDLYIKIYLFNITNAEAFLAGREKMNVEQVGPYVYKEIMTHENITFNANNTMSTTPSHPLVWQEHLSEGRKEDDQVVMLNIAMLAISHLTADKPLFLRMGLRTLFATSKSLPIVRMTAKEFMFGYQSSLTTLGNTFFSNWISFEKVGLIDRMYDFSTDYETFYTGATNPAISGLYATYRGKTNLPQWDGEHCSNIELASDGTKFRSFIQPNDSIKFFRKSMCRPINLYRSGEPQTYGSLTGYKYVFEENAFDNGVNNEANKCFCRKSKCQPQGLIDVTDCYYGFPISLSYPHFMHGDAGLLDNITGVQPDEQKYSSAFVVQPESGLPLSISAKVQINMHFDDLSTFRQVSRFSHLTVPMLWFDIMMPELPESLDTRFNFYLNILPYLDILGYWGSLLLGIALLLYAVTRATLRMSNLPQMNNISDGKYSKVNILRGVTNVHCNDVYKPCEMKLLHKHEKNQQTLEDNVITRHDDMDMEAGVDLLYKEMAATQQRQGSFALELEPALSGSESGDDDDVESNSSALSSLCSHNTSTCTCSVERRQSGEFEVETTVNESTINADNIAIKQTQANTALSIDAKQAVKQTTTNNSSANSIDQQQHNNSNNSRANSHKYTV
- the LOC105212447 gene encoding scavenger receptor class B member 1 isoform X3, encoding MADDGEIFNLWAKPPVDLYIKIYLFNITNAEAFLAGREKMNVEQVGPYVYKEIMTHENITFNANNTMSTTPSHPLVWQEHLSEGRKEDDQVVMLNIAMLAISHLTADKPLFLRMGLRTLFATSKSLPIVRMTAKEFMFGYQSSLTTLGNTFFSNWISFEKVGLIDRMYDFSTDYETFYTGATNPAISGLYATYRGKTNLPQWDGEHCSNIELASDGTKFRSFIQPNDSIKFFRKSMCRPINLYRSGEPQTYGSLTGYKYVFEENAFDNGVNNEANKCFCRKSKCQPQGLIDVTDCYYGFPISLSYPHFMHGDAGLLDNITGVQPDEQKYSSAFVVQPESGLPLSISAKVQINMHFDDLSTFRQVSRFSHLTVPMLWFDIMMPELPESLDTRFNFYLNILPYLDILGYWGSLLLGIALLLYAVTRATLRMSNLPQMNNISDGKYSKVNILRGVTNVHCNDVYKPCEMKLLHKHEKNQQTLEDNVITRHDDMDMEAGVDLLYKEMAATQQRQGSFALELEPALSGSESGDDDDVESNSSALSSLCSHNTSTCTCSVERRQSGEFEVETTVNESTINADNIAIKQTQANTALSIDAKQAVKQTTTNNSSANSIDQQQHNNSNNSRANSHKYTV